One genomic segment of Elgaria multicarinata webbii isolate HBS135686 ecotype San Diego chromosome 21, rElgMul1.1.pri, whole genome shotgun sequence includes these proteins:
- the CCT3 gene encoding T-complex protein 1 subunit gamma — MMGQRPVLVLSQNTKRESGRKVQTGNINAAKTIADIIRTCLGPRAMMKMLLDPMGGIVMTNDGNAILREIQVQHPAAKSMIEISRTQDEEVGDGTTSVIILAGEMLSVAEHFLEQQMHPTVIIGAYRKALDDMIGALKRISAPVDVNNREAMLKIINSAIGTKAINRWSNLACGIALDAVKTVEFEENGRKEIDIKKYAKVEKIPGGFIEDSCVLRGVMINKDITHPRMRRTIKNPRIILLDCSLEYKKGESQTEIEITREEDFARILQMEEEVIQQMCEHLIRVKPDLIITEKGISDLAQHFLMRANITAIRRVRKTDNNRIARACGARIVSRPDELREEDVGTGAGLFEVKKIGDEYFTFIADCKEPKACTIMLRGASKEILAEVERNLHDAMQVCRNVLIDPQLVPGGGASEMAVAHALTERSKVMTGVEQWPYRAVAQALEVIPRTLVQNCGASTIRALTSLRAKHTQEGSQTWGVNGETGALVDMKELGIWEPLSVKLQTYKTAVETAVLLLRIDDIVSGHKKKGDEQSKQPGAPDAAQE, encoded by the exons ATGATGGGCCAGCGCCCCGTCCTCGTGCTCA GTCAGAACACAAAGCGTGAGTCTGGAAGAAAAGTCCAGACTGGAAACATTAATGCTGCTAAG ACCATCGCTGATATTATTAGAACATGCTTAGGACCAAGAGCCATGATGAAG ATGCTGCTGGACCCCATGGGGGGGATCGTCATGACCAACGATGGCAACGCTATTCTTCGAGAA ATTCAGGTCCAGCATCCGGCTGCCAAGTCCATGATTGAAATCAGCCGCACTCAAGACGAAGAGGTGGGCGATGGGACCACGTCTGTGATTATTCTTG CTGGAGAGATGCTGTCCGTTGCTGAGCATTTCCTTGAGCAGCAAATGCATCCGACGGTGATCATCGGTGCATACAGGAAGGCTCTGGATGACATGATTGGCGCTCTGAAAAGGATCAG TGCTCCAGTCGACGTTAACAACCGCGAAGCCATGCTTAAAATAATCAATAGCGCCATTGGCACCAAGGCTATAAACCGTTGGTCCAATCTGGCCTGCGGCATTGCCCTCGATGCGGTCAAGACGGTGGAGTTTGAGGAAAATGGCCGGAAAGAAATTGACATCAAGAAATATGCCAAAGTAGAAAAG ATTCCTGGTGGCTTTATTGAGGACTCGTGTGTCCTGCGTGGCGTCATGATCAATAAAGATATTACTCACCCTCGGATGCGTCGCACCATCAAGAACCCCCGCATCATCCTGCTGGACTGCTCGCTGGAGTACAAGAAAGGCGAGAGTCAG ACTGAGATTGAAATAACTCGTGAGGAGGATTTTGCTCGCATTCTTCAGATGGAGGAGGAGGTCATTCAGCAGATGTGTGAGCACTTGATCAGAGTCAAGCCAGATCTCATCATCACAGAGAAGGGAATCTCAG ACCTGGCCCAACATTTCCTGATGAGAGCAAACATCACTGCTATCCGCCGGGTGAGAAAAACTGACAACAACCGGATTGCAAG GGCGTGCGGGGCTCGTATTGTCAGCCGCCCAGACGAGCTGCGCGAAGAGGATGTTGGGACTGGCGCAGGGCTTTttgaagtgaagaaaattggggACGAATATTTCACCTTCATTGCTgactgcaaggagcccaaggcctGCACCATCATGCTGCGGGGCGCCAGCAAAGAGATTCTAGCG gagGTGGAGCGCAACCTCCACGATGCCATGCAGGTCTGCCGCAACGTCTTGATTGACCCTCAGCTGGTGCCAGGAGGCGGAGCTTCTGAGATGGCCGTTGCTCACGCCTTAACGGAACGGTCCAAGGTCATGACCGGGGTGGAGCAGTGGCCCTACCGGGCCGTTGCCCAAGCTCTAGAAGTCATTCCCAGGACACTCGTTCAGAACTGCGGGGCCAGCACCATCCGTGCGCTGACTTCGCTGCGG GCGAAACACACCCAGGAAGGCAGCCAGACCTGGGGGGTCAATGGGGAGACTGGAGCCTTGGTCGACATGAAGGAGCTGGGAATATGGGAGCCTTTGTCTGTCAAATTGCAGACCTACAAAACCGCCGTAGAG ACCGCCGTCCTCCTGCTGCGTATCGACGACATTGTTTCAGGCCATAAGAAGAAAGGAGATGAGCAAAGCAAGCAGCCTGGTGCCCCAGATGCAGCCCAAGAGTAA
- the GLMP gene encoding glycosylated lysosomal membrane protein translates to MPVAGSWVCLALLALVGGCAGDPGGYRRKVSLEYNPGLNSSAVNLLHIRAVGLNDTVHYIWSTIGVPTVLLVYTQSGSSTLHVNWTTLLSSSPSGAIWVEPASSILYSTAFIFAKVFEYNGTKSSDLSKADAGDFYPTYDLANFTWESLEGRLNETALTATFQGAGSDPSGAFRNGSVSFQVTAYSESSRDAPLPRFLHTANSSKVAFVMNGVAPRGNHSRFALELVTVEDRGGRKELLSLRSIDDEYTPTIFEMAQLVSMPRNGSAGQSFLQWKTAAYSSEHAQREDTVHCQYYPLQTVNRTVPRPSIALAYFGEELERDHGIAAVNISFGSDDNEAYQEKGYLRWSALIGFGEPPEDVFSPLVIGILAVALGTPVVLLLVGSLAVAARRNHQYSDYEPIN, encoded by the exons ATGCCGGTTGCGGGAAGCTGGGTTTGCCTGGCTCTCCTGGCGCTGGTGGGCGGCTGCGCGGGCGATCCGGGGGGCTACAGGAGGAAG GTCTCTCTGGAATACAACCCCGGCTTGAACAGCTCTGCcgtcaacctcctgcacatccgGGCCGTGGGTCTCAATGACACCGTCCATTACATCTGGAGCACCATTGGGGTGCCCACGGTGTTGCTGGTGTACACCCAGAGTGGGAGCAGCACCCTTCACGTCAACTGGACCACGCTCCTCTCCTCTTCGCCCTCTGGAGCCATCTGGGTCGAACCAGCCTCAAGCATCTTGTACTCCACAGCTTTCATCTTTGCCAAG GTGTTTGAGTACAACGGCACCAAGTCCTCGGATCTTTCCAAGGCGGACGCGGGCGACTTCTATCCCACCTACGATCTGGCCAACTTCACCTGGGAGAGCCTCGAGGGCCGACTGAACGAGACCGCCCTGACAGCTACCTTTCAGGGGGCCGGCTCAGATCCCAGCGGAGCGTTTCGGAATGGAAGTGTATCCTTTCAG GTGACGGCCTACAGCGAGTCCAGCCGCGACGCCCCGCTGCCCCGCTTCCTGCACACGGCCAATAGCTCCAAGGTCGCGTTCGTCATGAACGGGGTGGCCCCCCGGGGCAACCACTCCCGTTTTGCCCTGGAGCTGGTCACGGTGGAAGACCGAGGCGGCCGAAAGGAGCTGCTCTCTCTCCGTTCCATTGACGACGAGTATACCCCGACGATATTCGAG ATGGCTCAGCTGGTTTCGATGCCCCGCAACGGCAGCGCTGGCCAGAGCTTCCTCCAGTGGAAGACGGCAGCATACAGCTCCGAGCACGCCCAGCGGGAAGACACCGTCCATTGCCAGTATTACCCTCTGCAAACGGTCAACCGCACCGTTCCCAGGCCAAGCATAGCCCTCGCCTACTTCGGGGAGGAGCTGGAGAGGGACCATGGCATTGCTGCCGTCAACATCTCCTTTGGCAGCGATGACAACGAAGCCTACCAGGAAAAGGGCTACTTGCGCTG GTCAGCATTGATCGGCTTTGGAGAGCCCCCTGAGGACGTCTTCTCCCCTCTCGTGATTGGGATCCTTGCCGTGGCGCTGGGGACCCCAGTGGTGCTCTTGCTGGTGGGCAGCCTTGCCGTGGCTGCCAGGAGGAACCACCAGTATTCCGACTACGAACCCATCAACTGA